The following are from one region of the Mesorhizobium sp. B4-1-4 genome:
- a CDS encoding ABC transporter permease, whose translation MNGAKPFDWRHTPGLSVYTALIFVFFYAPLLILVIYAFNSSRLVTVWSGFSFKWFIAVANNGAIRDAAFNSLIIAIVATIASTAIATAGALALERGRLRFGRGAATALIAMPLVVPEIVVAITTLIFFSGLGMHHGLINLMIAHTVFCIPFALLPIQARLRDMGGTLEEAGRDLYADEWRLFRRITLPLLTPAILAGAIMAFVVSLDDFLISMMVSSAGSTTLPVYIYGMMRLGVTPEVNAISTILLTVSIIFVAAALLVGRRNRFA comes from the coding sequence ATGAATGGCGCAAAACCGTTCGACTGGCGGCACACGCCGGGCCTGTCGGTCTACACCGCTCTGATATTCGTGTTCTTCTACGCGCCGCTGCTGATCCTGGTTATCTACGCCTTCAATTCGAGCCGGCTGGTCACCGTGTGGTCCGGCTTCAGTTTCAAATGGTTCATCGCGGTCGCCAACAATGGCGCGATCCGCGACGCCGCCTTTAACAGCCTCATCATCGCTATCGTTGCCACCATCGCCTCGACGGCCATCGCTACGGCCGGTGCTCTGGCGCTCGAACGCGGCCGGCTGCGTTTCGGGCGCGGCGCGGCAACCGCCCTGATCGCCATGCCGCTGGTGGTGCCGGAGATCGTGGTGGCGATCACCACATTGATCTTCTTTTCCGGGCTCGGCATGCATCACGGGCTGATCAACCTGATGATCGCCCATACCGTCTTTTGCATCCCGTTCGCGTTGCTGCCGATCCAGGCGCGGCTGCGCGACATGGGCGGCACGCTGGAGGAGGCGGGACGCGACCTCTATGCCGACGAGTGGCGGCTGTTTCGCCGGATCACGCTGCCCTTGCTGACCCCGGCGATTCTGGCAGGCGCCATCATGGCTTTCGTCGTCTCGCTCGATGATTTCCTGATCTCGATGATGGTGTCGAGCGCCGGCTCGACCACTCTGCCGGTCTACATCTACGGCATGATGCGGCTTGGCGTGACGCCCGAGGTCAACGCCATCTCCACCATCCTTCTTACCGTTTCCATCATCTTCGTCGCGGCGGCCCTGCTCGTCGGACGGCGCAACCGATTTGCCTGA
- a CDS encoding extracellular solute-binding protein, with amino-acid sequence MTKWKEGLSKTALAAAMLGAITTTALADAGELHIYNWTDYTSDEMIKKFEAETGIKVTIDTYDSNETALAKLSSGAAGYDVMIISNDFVPIFVKQKLFQEVDAGAMPNFKNVDPKWQHRPWDPDAKYTVPWVWGTTSYSVDTSVYKGPTDSLKPLFDPPAELKGKVGMFGSPTEVMSLALVYLGKDQCNSNPADLKELDALLEAQKPFVKVYNSDGIVERQVAGETVMHEQWSGKALATRQQKSTVKYVYPKEGVVGWMDNVAVPTSAPNVEHAKKFLNFLMDPQNIALQQKYTGYQSAIAGSNKLLAPDVGGSPEFNPPADLKITFAPSCDEKAIRAYDRIWTNLRQ; translated from the coding sequence GTGACCAAATGGAAGGAAGGACTTTCGAAAACAGCCTTGGCCGCCGCCATGCTGGGGGCGATCACCACCACCGCACTCGCCGATGCCGGTGAACTGCATATCTACAACTGGACCGACTATACCTCGGACGAAATGATCAAGAAGTTCGAGGCAGAGACCGGGATCAAGGTCACCATCGACACCTACGATTCCAACGAGACCGCACTCGCCAAGCTGAGTTCGGGTGCTGCCGGCTATGACGTGATGATCATCAGCAACGACTTCGTGCCGATCTTCGTCAAGCAGAAGCTGTTCCAAGAAGTCGATGCGGGCGCGATGCCGAATTTTAAAAACGTCGATCCGAAATGGCAGCACCGTCCCTGGGATCCCGATGCTAAATACACCGTGCCATGGGTGTGGGGTACCACCTCCTATTCGGTCGACACATCAGTCTACAAAGGCCCGACCGACAGCCTGAAACCGCTGTTCGATCCGCCGGCGGAACTCAAGGGCAAGGTCGGCATGTTCGGCTCGCCGACCGAAGTGATGTCGCTGGCGCTGGTCTATCTCGGCAAGGACCAGTGCAACAGCAATCCAGCCGACCTCAAGGAACTTGACGCCTTGCTCGAGGCGCAGAAGCCCTTTGTGAAGGTCTACAATTCCGATGGTATCGTCGAGCGCCAGGTTGCCGGCGAGACGGTCATGCACGAGCAATGGTCGGGCAAGGCGCTGGCGACGCGACAGCAGAAATCGACGGTCAAATACGTCTATCCCAAGGAAGGCGTTGTCGGCTGGATGGATAATGTCGCCGTGCCGACCAGCGCGCCCAATGTCGAGCACGCCAAGAAGTTCCTCAATTTTCTGATGGATCCGCAAAACATCGCGCTGCAGCAGAAATATACCGGCTACCAGAGCGCGATCGCTGGATCGAACAAGCTCCTGGCGCCCGATGTCGGCGGCTCGCCCGAATTCAATCCGCCGGCCGATCTCAAGATCACCTTCGCGCCGTCATGCGACGAGAAGGCGATCCGCGCCTATGACCGCATCTGGACCAATCTGCGACAGTAG
- a CDS encoding GntR family transcriptional regulator, translated as MAREGSINLTQGAYEDLRADLLSCRIEPGSRLKVQELCDRLSVSLGAIREALSRLTSEGLVVAEPQRGFRAAPISAEDLLDLTKTRIQIETLCIRRAIEVGDVVWESQLVAALHRLSRTPEHTPDDPVHSSDEWATAHAAFHKALVAGCDSHWLLRLRDQLYDQSERYRRRSVSLAPRARNIGKEHQDLAAAVLDRDAEKAAELLAAHLAVTTDILLAAETSDLPARKTTVRA; from the coding sequence ATGGCTAGGGAAGGCTCGATCAATCTCACCCAGGGCGCGTATGAAGATTTGCGCGCCGATCTCTTGTCGTGCCGGATCGAACCGGGCAGCCGGCTCAAGGTCCAGGAGCTCTGCGACAGGCTGTCCGTCAGCCTTGGCGCTATACGCGAGGCGCTGTCGCGGCTGACCTCCGAGGGCCTCGTCGTGGCCGAACCGCAGCGTGGCTTTCGTGCCGCTCCGATCTCGGCCGAGGACCTGCTCGATCTTACCAAGACGCGCATCCAGATCGAGACTTTGTGCATCCGCCGCGCCATCGAGGTTGGCGACGTCGTCTGGGAATCGCAACTGGTGGCCGCTCTCCACAGGCTGTCGCGCACCCCCGAGCACACGCCCGACGATCCCGTGCATTCGAGCGACGAATGGGCGACCGCGCACGCAGCCTTCCACAAGGCGCTTGTCGCCGGCTGCGATAGCCATTGGCTGCTGCGCCTGCGCGACCAGCTTTACGACCAGAGCGAGCGCTACCGCCGCCGTTCGGTCTCGCTGGCGCCAAGAGCCCGCAACATCGGCAAGGAACATCAGGACCTCGCCGCTGCCGTGCTCGACCGCGATGCAGAAAAGGCAGCCGAACTGCTGGCGGCGCATCTGGCTGTCACCACCGACATCCTGCTTGCGGCGGAGACCTCCGACCTTCCGGCACGCAAGACGACGGTGCGGGCGTAG
- a CDS encoding fumarylacetoacetate hydrolase family protein → MRFAAYKSPRGPGLAIALPAGEFRGIDASDAMFPGWLDELIADGVQALHAAGGRLACGRRIDPEWVEWLPPISRPGKIICVGLNYVDHSIESGFVPPTYPTLFARFSTSLIGHGAAIRRPQASIQLDYEGEMVAVIGKAGRHIAPSQALSHVAGYSIFNDASIRDFQTKAPQWTVGKNFDGTGCFGPIFVTSDELPPGGKGLRIQTRLNGEVVQNASTDDMIFDVVSLISIISEAITLELGDILVTGTPSGVGVARKPQLFMKHGDVCEVELEGVGILSNVVADDVAARQAVNQ, encoded by the coding sequence GTGCGATTTGCAGCCTATAAATCGCCGCGGGGACCTGGGCTGGCGATCGCCTTGCCGGCAGGCGAGTTCCGCGGCATTGACGCAAGCGACGCGATGTTTCCCGGATGGCTCGACGAGTTGATCGCTGATGGCGTGCAGGCGTTGCATGCCGCTGGCGGGCGGCTGGCCTGCGGGCGCCGGATCGATCCGGAATGGGTAGAATGGCTGCCGCCGATCTCAAGGCCCGGCAAGATCATCTGTGTCGGCCTGAACTATGTCGATCATTCGATCGAGAGCGGCTTCGTGCCGCCGACCTATCCCACTTTGTTCGCCCGCTTCTCGACCAGCCTGATCGGGCATGGTGCTGCCATCCGTCGTCCGCAAGCGTCGATCCAGCTCGACTATGAGGGCGAGATGGTGGCCGTCATCGGCAAGGCCGGCCGCCACATCGCGCCATCCCAGGCGTTGAGCCACGTCGCCGGCTATTCCATCTTCAACGATGCCTCCATCCGCGACTTCCAGACCAAGGCGCCGCAATGGACCGTCGGCAAGAATTTCGACGGCACCGGCTGTTTCGGTCCGATCTTCGTGACATCAGACGAGTTGCCGCCGGGCGGCAAGGGCCTGCGCATCCAGACGCGTCTCAACGGTGAGGTCGTCCAGAACGCCTCGACCGACGACATGATCTTCGACGTCGTCTCGCTGATCTCGATCATCAGCGAAGCCATCACGCTGGAGCTGGGCGACATTCTCGTCACCGGCACGCCATCGGGCGTCGGCGTGGCGCGCAAGCCGCAGTTGTTCATGAAGCATGGCGATGTCTGCGAGGTCGAACTCGAAGGCGTCGGCATCCTCTCCAATGTCGTGGCCGACGACGTCGCCGCCCGGCAAGCCGTCAACCAATAA
- a CDS encoding metal-dependent hydrolase family protein: protein MTRVMFRNAMIWDGTGADAYPADLLVDNGRIVTIARTPDQLSGDGATTVECRGMTLMPGLVEGHAHISFGGAIKDSDLGLIPPEEHLLLTMRNAKTLLDHGFTSAYSAATSKLRLDIVIRNEINAGRLPGPRMRAGSPEITVTGGLGDERQQHMYHESFGMIADGVEEITKAVRLCCREGADNIKINISGDDLSPAAHGGLTVMSEAEVRTAVQVARDFGKKINCHARAAGSVKRAVKCGVDVIYHCESADEEALDALESAKDRIFVGPAIGIIYGTLYEGEPFGFTHEMAVKFGMQRILDDSRKVYTELRKRGVRALIGGDYGFAQTPQGTNARDLKHFVDLLGYSPSEALQCGTRLGGQVMGLGDELGMVKEGFIADLLLVNGDPLKDLDMMVHEKNLIVIMKDGELYKDQSASVAAQRQAA from the coding sequence ATGACAAGAGTGATGTTTAGAAATGCCATGATCTGGGACGGCACGGGCGCCGACGCCTATCCGGCCGATCTGCTGGTCGACAATGGCCGCATCGTCACCATTGCGCGCACGCCAGATCAATTGTCCGGCGACGGTGCGACGACGGTTGAATGCCGCGGTATGACGCTGATGCCTGGCCTCGTCGAAGGCCATGCCCATATCTCCTTTGGCGGCGCGATCAAGGATTCCGACCTCGGCCTGATCCCGCCCGAGGAGCATCTTCTGCTCACCATGCGCAATGCCAAGACCTTGCTCGACCATGGTTTCACCAGCGCCTATAGTGCGGCAACCTCGAAGCTCAGGCTCGACATCGTCATCCGCAATGAGATCAATGCCGGCCGCTTGCCGGGTCCTCGCATGCGCGCTGGCAGCCCGGAGATTACGGTCACCGGCGGTCTCGGCGACGAGCGCCAGCAGCATATGTATCACGAGAGCTTCGGCATGATCGCCGATGGCGTCGAGGAGATCACCAAGGCGGTGCGGCTCTGCTGTCGCGAAGGCGCCGACAACATCAAGATCAATATCTCCGGCGATGATCTGAGCCCGGCGGCGCATGGCGGCCTTACCGTCATGAGCGAGGCCGAAGTGCGGACGGCGGTGCAGGTGGCGCGTGACTTCGGCAAGAAGATCAACTGCCATGCCCGCGCCGCCGGCTCGGTCAAGCGCGCGGTCAAATGCGGCGTCGACGTCATCTACCACTGCGAATCCGCCGACGAGGAGGCGCTGGACGCGCTGGAATCGGCCAAGGACCGCATCTTCGTCGGCCCGGCCATCGGCATCATCTACGGCACGCTCTATGAGGGCGAGCCCTTCGGCTTCACGCATGAGATGGCGGTGAAGTTCGGCATGCAGCGCATCCTGGACGACAGCCGCAAGGTCTACACGGAACTCCGCAAGCGCGGCGTGCGCGCGTTGATCGGTGGCGACTACGGCTTCGCGCAGACGCCGCAAGGCACCAATGCGCGCGACCTCAAGCATTTCGTCGACCTGCTCGGCTATTCGCCCAGCGAAGCCTTGCAATGCGGCACGCGACTCGGCGGCCAGGTGATGGGCCTTGGCGATGAGCTTGGCATGGTCAAGGAAGGCTTCATCGCCGATCTGCTGCTAGTCAATGGCGACCCGCTGAAGGATCTCGACATGATGGTGCATGAGAAGAACCTCATCGTCATCATGAAGGACGGCGAGCTCTACAAGGACCAGTCCGCCTCCGTCGCCGCGCAGCGGCAGGCAGCTTGA
- a CDS encoding 4-vinyl reductase: MRPQVPIDVDETSGIWRTDELPMVYLPRHFLVNNHLAVEEALGRETYRAILRQATAKSAIEWCEAQVRGKGLHREATFRHYFQRLSQRGWGQFSIDMLDVAGSRGSISLRNSIFALEAGQRPGQRVCYMFEGFVTGALSFLLRHSAAKSGKIEAEEIHCACEGQHDHCRFDFSLTP, translated from the coding sequence ATGCGGCCCCAGGTTCCGATCGATGTCGATGAGACAAGCGGCATCTGGCGGACCGACGAGCTGCCCATGGTCTATCTGCCCAGGCACTTTCTGGTGAACAATCATCTCGCGGTTGAGGAAGCCCTAGGCCGCGAGACCTACCGCGCCATCCTGCGTCAGGCGACGGCAAAGTCCGCCATCGAATGGTGCGAGGCGCAAGTCCGTGGCAAGGGTCTCCATCGCGAGGCGACATTCCGCCACTATTTCCAGCGCCTGTCGCAGCGCGGCTGGGGCCAGTTCTCGATCGATATGTTGGACGTTGCCGGCAGTCGCGGAAGCATCAGCCTCAGGAATTCGATCTTTGCCCTCGAGGCCGGGCAGCGACCCGGCCAGCGCGTCTGCTACATGTTCGAGGGCTTTGTCACCGGCGCGCTTTCGTTTCTGCTTCGTCACTCGGCGGCGAAGTCGGGCAAGATCGAAGCGGAGGAGATACACTGCGCCTGCGAAGGCCAGCACGATCATTGCCGGTTCGACTTCTCGTTAACGCCATAA
- a CDS encoding alpha/beta hydrolase, with translation MSGVTTAEKTITQNGHQVKLYVMKPEKVSGKTGVLLFIHGGVWIVGNYENHKRLLRDLVVGSGQIGVFVEYTPLPTAKFPTQLEESYAALQWVAAHAGEFGADGKHIAVAGNSVGGNMTAALSLMAKDRNGPKISYQVLLIPATDASVDTQSYLDYGTDRFLARSFMKYGWDLYAPDAKTRDNPYVSPLRATLDQLKGLPPALVITAENDPLRDEGEAYAHKLEQAGVDVAAVRYNGTIHDFVLLNALRHVPSTDAALRQIADGIREHIAK, from the coding sequence ATGTCCGGCGTCACCACGGCGGAGAAGACCATCACGCAGAACGGGCACCAAGTGAAGCTTTACGTCATGAAGCCTGAGAAGGTGAGTGGGAAGACGGGTGTCTTGCTCTTTATCCATGGTGGCGTTTGGATTGTCGGCAACTACGAGAACCATAAGCGCCTGCTGCGCGATCTGGTGGTTGGATCGGGCCAGATTGGTGTGTTCGTCGAATATACGCCGCTGCCGACGGCCAAATTCCCGACCCAATTGGAGGAGTCCTACGCTGCGCTCCAGTGGGTTGCTGCCCATGCCGGCGAGTTCGGTGCTGATGGGAAGCACATCGCGGTCGCTGGCAACTCGGTCGGCGGCAATATGACTGCAGCCCTGTCACTGATGGCGAAAGATCGCAATGGTCCGAAAATCAGCTATCAGGTGCTGCTCATCCCCGCTACGGACGCCAGCGTCGATACCCAGTCCTATCTGGACTATGGCACGGACCGCTTTCTGGCGCGCTCATTCATGAAGTACGGCTGGGATCTCTATGCACCCGACGCCAAGACACGCGACAATCCTTACGTCTCGCCGCTACGCGCCACGCTCGATCAGCTGAAGGGCTTGCCACCAGCGCTCGTCATCACCGCCGAAAACGATCCTCTTCGCGACGAAGGGGAGGCCTATGCCCACAAGCTGGAGCAGGCCGGCGTCGACGTAGCTGCCGTGCGCTACAATGGTACGATACACGATTTCGTGCTTCTGAACGCGCTACGTCATGTTCCATCGACGGATGCAGCATTGCGGCAAATCGCCGATGGCATTCGCGAGCATATCGCAAAGTAG
- a CDS encoding LysR family transcriptional regulator, whose translation MAFDTRLLSGVGVLSAVVEAGSFARAGEAMGLTQPAVSRAVARLEERVGIRIFNRTSRAISLTDEGRRFYEAIAPLLAGIEDASVTASGSKAVVRGRLRVNTDGTFGHYILARRMNEFLDRFPDLSVEISVRDRMGDLVADGFDVAIRFGEPESSSLKARLLLETRVLTCASTAYLARRGEPKHPRDLEKGHQCILIRDPTTGRPFEWEFQRGREVVPFEAPGRLMVNDTASLVGACVGGVGIAQLLELYVKDLLSEGRVVQLLPDWVDETFPLYAYHHASNLVSAKVRAFLDFVQELTV comes from the coding sequence ATGGCTTTCGACACTAGATTGCTGAGCGGGGTCGGCGTTCTCTCAGCCGTGGTCGAGGCTGGCAGTTTCGCCCGAGCAGGCGAAGCCATGGGCCTAACTCAGCCCGCGGTGAGTCGCGCCGTAGCTCGCCTAGAGGAGCGGGTCGGCATCCGAATCTTCAATCGCACCTCTCGTGCTATCTCGCTAACTGACGAAGGTCGGCGCTTCTATGAAGCAATCGCGCCACTTCTCGCCGGCATCGAGGATGCATCAGTGACGGCCAGCGGGTCAAAGGCGGTTGTTCGAGGGCGGCTAAGAGTCAACACGGATGGTACATTCGGTCACTATATATTAGCGCGGCGAATGAACGAATTCCTTGACCGTTTCCCTGATCTTTCCGTCGAAATAAGTGTGCGCGACAGAATGGGCGATCTGGTCGCAGACGGCTTCGACGTCGCGATCCGTTTCGGAGAACCAGAGTCCTCTTCCCTAAAAGCTAGGTTATTGCTCGAAACGCGTGTCCTAACGTGTGCTTCCACCGCCTATCTTGCGCGCCGAGGCGAGCCCAAGCATCCGAGGGATTTGGAGAAAGGACATCAATGCATATTAATCCGCGATCCGACGACGGGGCGTCCCTTTGAGTGGGAGTTTCAGCGAGGCCGGGAAGTTGTTCCATTCGAGGCTCCCGGGCGGCTGATGGTCAACGACACAGCCTCCTTAGTTGGGGCTTGCGTCGGGGGAGTTGGCATCGCGCAATTGCTGGAGCTCTATGTCAAAGATCTGCTCTCGGAGGGGCGAGTTGTCCAGTTGCTTCCGGACTGGGTAGACGAGACTTTCCCTCTTTATGCCTATCATCATGCGTCGAATTTAGTCTCCGCCAAAGTTCGCGCCTTTCTAGATTTCGTACAGGAATTGACCGTCTGA
- a CDS encoding SDR family oxidoreductase, with protein sequence MSKTGKVALITGSSRGIGAELALHLAMNGFKIVVNYAGSAGPAREVADKIAASGGEAIVAQADVANPAAVIAMFDAAENAFGGVDVVVNCAGILKLAKIADLDDKTFDQTIAINLKGTFNVCREAAKRLRVGGRIINFSSSVIGARLPTYGVYIATKAAVEGLTQVLAQEMRGRGISVNAIAPGPVATDLFLSGKSPELIDHMAKMNPLERLGQPQDIARVVGFLAGPEGGWINGQTIRANGGMC encoded by the coding sequence ATGAGCAAGACTGGAAAGGTTGCACTAATCACCGGCTCATCGCGCGGTATCGGTGCAGAACTCGCCCTTCACCTCGCGATGAACGGGTTTAAGATCGTCGTGAATTATGCTGGCAGTGCGGGTCCAGCCCGGGAAGTTGCCGACAAGATTGCAGCGTCGGGCGGCGAAGCGATCGTCGCACAGGCTGACGTCGCCAATCCCGCGGCGGTCATCGCTATGTTCGACGCGGCCGAGAATGCCTTTGGCGGGGTCGATGTTGTCGTCAACTGTGCCGGCATCCTGAAGCTCGCTAAAATCGCCGACCTCGACGACAAGACATTCGACCAGACCATCGCAATCAATCTAAAGGGCACGTTCAACGTCTGCCGTGAAGCGGCAAAGCGCTTGCGAGTCGGTGGACGCATTATCAATTTCTCATCCAGTGTCATCGGCGCTCGCCTGCCGACCTATGGGGTTTATATCGCTACCAAGGCCGCTGTCGAAGGCCTGACCCAGGTCTTAGCTCAGGAAATGCGCGGCCGCGGCATCAGTGTGAACGCGATCGCGCCCGGTCCTGTCGCCACTGACCTCTTCCTGAGCGGAAAGAGCCCGGAACTCATCGATCACATGGCGAAGATGAATCCGCTCGAACGTCTCGGCCAGCCCCAGGATATTGCGCGCGTCGTCGGCTTTCTCGCTGGCCCTGAGGGCGGCTGGATCAACGGCCAGACGATTCGCGCGAACGGCGGAATGTGCTGA
- a CDS encoding SDR family oxidoreductase produces MKEVILVTGASSGFGLLSARALAQAGHTVYASMRETTGRNAPRVAEVEAYAKELGVDLRTVELDVSSDPSVAAGVTKIIADNGRLDVIVHNAGHMVFGPAEAFTPEQYAELYDINVLSTQRINRVALPQLRKQGRGLLVWVSSSSTRGGTPPFLAPYFAAKAAMDSLAVSYASEVARWGVETSIVVPGAFTKGTNHFAHSGTPADKGVVAAYESGPYAGVADQALKGLAALEPADADASAVAIAIADVVNAPFGKRPYRVFVDPSQDGAEEVFRIGDRMRREMFRNIGLKDLLAPHING; encoded by the coding sequence ATGAAAGAAGTGATCCTTGTCACCGGCGCATCTAGCGGCTTCGGCCTGCTGTCCGCCCGAGCACTCGCTCAAGCGGGCCACACGGTCTACGCTTCAATGCGGGAGACCACCGGGCGCAACGCGCCGCGAGTTGCAGAGGTTGAGGCTTATGCAAAGGAGTTGGGCGTCGACCTGAGGACGGTCGAGCTTGACGTCAGTTCTGATCCGTCCGTGGCCGCCGGGGTTACCAAGATAATCGCGGACAATGGCCGGCTCGACGTTATCGTGCATAACGCTGGCCATATGGTGTTTGGACCAGCAGAGGCCTTCACGCCGGAGCAATATGCTGAACTATATGACATCAACGTTCTTTCGACGCAGCGCATCAACCGGGTGGCGTTGCCGCAGCTTCGCAAACAGGGGCGTGGCCTGTTGGTCTGGGTTTCGTCCTCATCCACGCGCGGTGGGACACCGCCGTTTCTAGCACCGTATTTCGCCGCCAAAGCTGCTATGGATTCGCTCGCTGTATCCTATGCGAGCGAAGTCGCACGCTGGGGCGTTGAAACCTCAATCGTGGTTCCGGGCGCCTTCACCAAGGGCACTAACCACTTCGCTCATTCTGGCACGCCAGCCGATAAAGGCGTGGTCGCGGCCTATGAGAGCGGCCCTTATGCGGGGGTCGCTGACCAGGCGCTGAAAGGTTTGGCCGCATTGGAACCCGCAGACGCCGATGCCTCGGCTGTCGCAATAGCAATTGCCGACGTCGTGAATGCGCCGTTCGGAAAACGGCCCTATCGCGTCTTCGTTGATCCCTCACAGGATGGGGCAGAAGAAGTGTTCAGGATCGGCGATCGCATGCGCCGCGAGATGTTTCGAAACATCGGTCTCAAAGATCTTCTCGCTCCACACATTAACGGTTGA
- a CDS encoding LysR substrate-binding domain-containing protein, whose translation MNKTPPLRAIQAFEAFGRCGSVTAAANELGVSVGAVSQQIRKAEDALEARLLERRGRSVALTALGRVYHAAVSVGFEQIREAQDVIERARSADTLTISCLPSLASKWIGPQLLDWQASHAGATVRLVGAETEPRLDTEEFDFRISYGDKYRDFNHYTELFTDWVVPACSPALLAKHPVRKPADILDLPLLSIEWARDHRSPPGWAEWAASIGASYRKVSGEVAFSLSSAAIDAATNGRGIVLAQLSMAAEDIASGRLIVPFDQRLKLSQAYFLAWDRAALQKPFGPELRAWIVSISKRMGAALS comes from the coding sequence GTGAACAAGACGCCCCCGTTGCGTGCGATACAGGCCTTCGAGGCTTTCGGCAGGTGCGGCAGCGTGACCGCCGCGGCAAACGAGCTTGGAGTGTCGGTCGGCGCGGTCAGCCAACAGATACGCAAGGCCGAAGATGCCCTGGAGGCGAGGCTGTTGGAACGGCGCGGCAGGAGCGTGGCCCTCACGGCGTTGGGCCGTGTCTATCACGCAGCGGTTTCCGTCGGATTCGAACAGATTCGCGAGGCTCAGGATGTCATCGAACGGGCCCGCTCCGCGGACACTTTGACCATCTCCTGCCTGCCATCACTGGCCAGCAAATGGATCGGCCCGCAACTGCTGGATTGGCAGGCCAGCCATGCCGGCGCGACGGTGCGCCTGGTTGGCGCCGAGACAGAGCCCCGATTGGACACAGAAGAGTTCGACTTCCGTATTTCCTACGGTGACAAGTATCGTGATTTCAACCACTACACCGAACTGTTCACGGATTGGGTGGTGCCGGCATGCTCGCCAGCGCTGCTCGCAAAGCATCCTGTGCGCAAACCCGCCGACATTCTCGATCTGCCGCTTCTCAGCATAGAGTGGGCCCGCGACCACCGCTCGCCGCCAGGTTGGGCGGAATGGGCCGCAAGCATCGGGGCATCGTACCGAAAGGTTTCGGGCGAAGTCGCCTTCTCCTTGTCGAGCGCCGCGATCGATGCCGCGACGAACGGAAGGGGCATAGTGCTGGCGCAACTTTCGATGGCCGCCGAGGATATCGCGTCCGGCCGGCTCATTGTCCCTTTCGATCAGCGGCTAAAATTATCTCAGGCCTATTTTCTTGCCTGGGACCGTGCAGCCTTGCAAAAGCCCTTCGGTCCGGAACTGCGCGCATGGATCGTTTCGATTTCCAAGCGGATGGGCGCGGCATTAAGCTAA
- a CDS encoding aromatic ring-hydroxylating dioxygenase subunit alpha: protein MFLRNCWYVAAWDHEVADRLVPTQILGEDIVLYRRTDGQVAALEDACPHRKLPLSMGRIKGDTVECGYHGLTFDSTGTCTRVPGAEKIPHVACVRSYPIAERYGLLWIWMGEAAKADPALIFEVDHWGDPAWGVNRGESMSLDCNYLYMTDNLLDPSHVSWVHQSSFGGVQAMEDAPLETTVGADGVTVWRWVVDAEPAPFYAPFLKFSGKCDRKQHYEVRYPSNAIIKAIFVPARTGGEGKPLHEDVFLMDSYNFMTPVDENQTKYYWFQMRNFAPDDLEVSRQFATSVRGAFDEDRVVLNAVHKGMANKHTPNLDLKIDVGPLRFRRNLAKLIASESQELAAAE from the coding sequence ATGTTTCTTCGAAACTGCTGGTACGTTGCCGCATGGGATCATGAGGTCGCCGACCGGCTGGTGCCAACCCAAATCCTCGGCGAGGACATTGTCCTCTACCGACGGACCGATGGGCAGGTGGCGGCGCTCGAAGACGCATGTCCGCATCGCAAGCTGCCTTTGTCCATGGGCCGCATCAAGGGCGACACGGTCGAATGCGGCTATCACGGCCTGACCTTCGACAGCACGGGAACCTGCACGCGTGTGCCGGGCGCGGAAAAGATACCGCATGTCGCGTGCGTCCGCTCCTATCCGATCGCCGAACGCTACGGACTGCTCTGGATATGGATGGGCGAGGCGGCCAAGGCCGATCCCGCCTTGATTTTCGAGGTCGACCACTGGGGCGATCCGGCATGGGGCGTCAACCGCGGCGAGTCGATGTCGCTGGATTGCAATTATCTCTACATGACCGATAATTTGCTCGATCCCTCGCATGTGTCATGGGTCCACCAATCTTCCTTCGGCGGCGTCCAGGCCATGGAGGATGCGCCGCTCGAAACGACGGTCGGCGCGGACGGTGTGACCGTGTGGCGCTGGGTGGTCGATGCCGAGCCGGCGCCCTTCTATGCGCCCTTTCTCAAATTCAGCGGCAAATGCGACCGCAAGCAGCACTATGAGGTGCGTTACCCCTCAAACGCGATCATCAAGGCGATCTTCGTGCCGGCCCGCACTGGCGGCGAGGGCAAGCCGCTGCACGAGGATGTGTTCCTCATGGACAGCTACAACTTCATGACGCCGGTCGATGAGAACCAGACGAAATACTACTGGTTCCAGATGCGCAATTTCGCGCCCGACGACCTGGAGGTTTCGCGCCAGTTCGCCACATCCGTGCGTGGCGCCTTCGACGAGGATCGCGTCGTGCTCAATGCCGTGCACAAGGGCATGGCGAACAAGCACACACCCAATCTCGATCTGAAGATCGACGTCGGGCCGCTGCGCTTCCGTCGCAACCTCGCCAAGCTGATCGCAAGCGAGAGCCAGGAATTGGCGGCCGCCGAATGA